Genomic DNA from Filimonas effusa:
GACGAAGGATAATTTTATTTTCCCGCTTTCCAGCACAATTTCGGTTTTGCTGCGCCTTTGCCTGATATCGAACACGGTTCCCAGAACTGTAACAGTAAGTGCCCTGGTATGTACAAGAAACTGCCTGGCTGTATGTGCCGGGTTGGTAATGTGTTTTACGTTGAAAAGCGCTTCCCCTTCCAGCCAAACCTCCCGGCTGCCGCCTTTATCCCAGTTATTACGGTAACTGATCTTTGAATTGGCATTCAGGTCAACCTGCGACCCATCCGGCAGCACTACCTGTTTTATTTCTCCGAAACCGGTACTGGCAACAATTTGCGCACCGTGTCCCTTGTTCAGCATAAACCAGGCGCCGACAACAAGCAATACACCCGTTACGGCTGCCGCAACCCTGAACAATACCCGGCGTGAAAGAATACGCACATTAACCGATGATTCCGGTAAGGCCTGTATGAGCACTAAATGCTTCTGCCAGCTTGTTTCTACCGCTTCTTCCGTTGGAGTATGGTTTACAAACGACAGATTTTTCAGGTATAAGCGGGCGTTTTCTATGGTTTCCTTTTGCTGGGGAATGGTGTCTATTACACGCTGCCAAAATGCTTCGCTATCCAACGACGGCTGGTACACCCATTCCTGGAAATAGGAATCCGCAAGAAAATCGCTTTCCTTATATTGAACATATTTATATGTTATCGATTCTCTTTTCATTCTATTATATAGTACCCTTTGTCGCCTGTTTTACCCCAAACAGTTTTATAAATTTTATATAAACAACAAATATTAGAAAAATAACAATAAGATCATAACCTGTTCTTTTAACGCCAAAAGACTCCTCGCTACTATCTTATAAGTGGCTTTAACCGATATATTAAGAATAGATGCAACTTCTTTATAAGATAACCCTTCGTAATATCTAAGGAATATGGCTTCCAGCTGGCGACCCGTCAGCGTCTTAACCGCTTTGCGCAGTTTGGCCTGCAATTCTTCATCCAGCTCCCGGCCCATGATCACATGTTCACTCGAAAACTCGTACTCTTCTTCTGCCGCCTCATTTAATACCATTTTGTCATGTTGCCTGATCTTTTTGATAAGGACGTAGCGGAAGGAGGAGTAGAGATAAAAATTAGGTGACGCTACGTGTGAAAGCTTATTCCGCCTATTCCACAGATCAAGGAAAACCTCTTGTATACTGTCTTCTATAAGGTGACTATTGCTGGTGAACTTTCTTCCGTAGTTGTAAAGCCGTTTATAATATTCTTTGTACAATCCGGAATAGGCATCAATATCGCCATTCATAATATGCTGAAAAACCGGATTGTCCATTTTAAATAAATAGTTATTGGAGTGGGTGCAAAAGTATCAAAAAAGAATACCACTTTCAGATAGCCTCTCTTTTAAAGAGGCTTTACTATGTTAAGTAATTGTTTCCTGGGAATAAACAATACTATAGCAAAAATAAATAATATAATTTTAATTGTCTGATTTTCAGACATTTGCATAGAGTTGTTTTGGGGGTTGGTTATAAGTGCCTTTTGTTGGCTTCTTAGTGCGGCGAAAAAACTATCATACAGTTGGGGTAAATTTTTCGATCCTCAACACTTCATCTGCAAACGGAACAAATCCTACTTTAAACAAACAAAAAAAGTCAACTATGACGCTGCGTTATTTTAAGCAGTTGCTTGTGATCCTGCTACTGGCGCTCACAGGTCAGTTGTATGCACAAAAAACTGTACCTGTAATCGATGCCTTGAAAGCTATTACCCGCGAGTACAAAACCGATTTTGTCTATGACCCGCAGATTGTAAAGAAAAAAACGACTACTTACAACGTCGGTAACCTGGCGGGAAAGAAACTGGAAGACGTATTAAAAGGAGTGCTCTATCCTAATGATCTCGTATTCCTTTACGTAAAACCTAACTATTACGCTATCGTAGAAAAAGATAGGGTAGGAGAATACCAAACGCCCGTAAAGAAGACAAACGACGAGAACAGGCAGGCTGTCCAGGCTGCTCCTGTTGCTCAAAGAATTAAGGTAAGCGGAATAGTGACCGATGGCGCGCTGCCTGTTTCTAATGTCGTTGTATTGGAAAAGGGTACCGGTAATGGTACACTTACTAAACCCGACGGCAGTTATTCCATCATTCCTTCAGGCCCCGATGCCACGCTGGTTTTTACACTTGTTGGTTTTGCCTCCCATGAAGAAATTGTTGGAAAGCGTACCAGCATCGATGTAAAGCTCGAAGCCGCCGCCGCAGAACTGAGTGAAGTAGTAGTAACTGCACTGGGCGTAAAACGTGACGAAAAAGCGTTGGGTTATGCTACGCAATCCGTAAAAGGCAGCAGCATGCAAACCATCAAAGGAGTTGACCTGGGAACTTCTCTTACCGGACAGGTGGCCGGTCTTACCATCAAGAACTCTACTGAGTTCAACGGTATGCCCAAACTGGAAATGCGCGGCGAAACCCCGCTGCTGGTGATAGATGGCGTTCCTTATGGTAATATGACCATGCGCGATATTCCAACAGATGATATTGAAAGCATCAACATGCTGAAAGGCCCTACCGCTGCCGCCTTATATGGCGCCCGGGGTGCAGCTGGCGCGGTAATGCTTACCACTAAACGCGGCAAAGAAAATCGCCTTACGGTCGATGTAAACAGCAATACCATGTTTAACCTCGGTTACCTGGCATTGCCCGAAGTGCAAACTTCTTATGGCCATGGCCTCGATGGTAAGATCGCTACCGATTATGTTTGGGGCCCCAAGCTTGATATAGGTCAAACTGCTACCCAATGGAATCCTGTTACCAAACAGAATGAAACAATGCCACTGGTTTCAAGCGGCAGAGATAACCTCAGGAATTTCATGCAAACAGGTATCATCACCAACAACAGTATCAGCGTTACCAAAGGTGGTCAGAATGGTTTCTTCAGGGCAGGGCTCAACCATATCTATAACAAAGGTCAGTTCCCCAACCAGAAACTCAACATCCTCAACTATACCATGAGCGGTGAACTGAAAGCAGGTGATAAATTTACCCTGGAAAGCCATATGGGATACACCCGTACTACCGCTCCTCAGCTCTGGGGCAGTGCATACGACCAGCAGGGTTATATCTACCAGATCCTTATGTGGACAGGCCCGGATTACGATATCCGCCAGTACAAAGATTACTGGGTAACGCCAAACCAGAAACAGAACTGGTTGTACACTGCCTGGTACGATAACCCTTACCTCATCGCTTACGAAAAACTGAGAAGCACAGAGCAGAACAAGCTTAACGCAAGCCTCACCATGAACTATAACTTCACCAAAGACCTGAAGCTGATGTTCAGAAATGGTTACGACTATTACAAGAACGAAGATATCATCAGGAACCCTGCCGGCATCAACTCTACAAGGGGTATGACAATCGGAAACACCTTCGGATTCGACTTCAGCGGTAAAGGTTTATATGGCCAGAACCAAAGCTGGGGTAACAGTATCAACAGCGACCTGTTACTCACCTATAACAAACAGGTAAGTAAATGGAATTTCGATGTATTAGGTGGTGCCAGTATCTTCTACTATAAACAAAGAGAACAGGGCGCCAAAACAAGAAACGGACTGGCTGTTCCGGGGTGGTATTCCCTCGCCAACGCAGTGCCTTCCACCACGGCCGGTGTTGATGGTATCATCACCAACTACGGCACCTGGGCAAAACAAACCAATTCTGTTTATGGAAAAGCAACAGCTTCCTGGAACAACGCAGTATTCCTGGATGTTACCGGTAGAAACGACTGGAGCTCTACCCAGGCAGAAAATCAGCGTTCTTATTTCTATCCGTCTGTTGCCGCCAGCGTGCTGATATCTGAGTTTATCAAAATGCCCAAATGGATCGATATGTGGAAAGTCAGAGGTTCATGGACAATGACCAAAACGCCGCTCGATGTATATGCCAACAACCTGGCCTATACCATTAACAACAGCTGGGGTACGCTTAGCGCTACAACGCCCGATAACCTTACAGGAAACAGCCTGTTGCCTACAACTTCAAGAACCTGGGAATTTGGTACAGCCGGCTACCTCTTAAACAAACGCCTGCATGTTGATGTGGCTTACTTCACCAAGCTATATTACAACAACCAGATCAAACAAAGCGTAGCGCCTTCTTCAGGTTATGCCACCACCCTTATCAATACAGGCGAAACCTATGCACGCCGCGGTGTTGAAATTACCTTAGACGGTGCAATCATCAACAGAGGTAAGTTCAAATGGAATGCTATGGTCAATTTCTCTACTCAGAACAGGTACTATGTAAATATTGACCCGATGTATTCCGCGAAGAACCTTTGGACAAAAGCAGGCGGCCGTATGGATGTATTGGCTTATACACAGAAAGCCCTTAGAGATCCCCAGGGTAATGTGATCCATCAGGCTGGCCTACCCATGCTGAGCAGCTATACAGAACAGTATGGTTATACCGACCCTAAATTTGTATTCGGATTTATCAACAACTTTAGTTACGGTAACTGGACGCTTGGTATTGGCCTCGATGGTCGCATCGGCGGCCTCATGTATGATTATGTCTGGGCTAAAATGTTCGACACAGGCGCGAACCCTGAAACTGATAACAACAACCGTTACGATGAAGTTGTAAATGGTCTGAAGAACTATGTTGGCCAGGGTGTGAAAGTAGTTAGCGGTACAGTAGCCTACGACAACAACGGGAAGATCACCAGCGATACCCGTCAGTACGCACCAAACGATGTGGCAGTAAGCTACCAGGCATATGCACGTAAATGGGGCAACTCCTACGAAAACGGCGTAATGAACAAAAGCTTCGTAAAAGTGCGCGAAATATCCATCGGCTACAGAATCCCACAAACTTGGTTAGGCAAATCAGGTATCAAAAATGCATCAGTAGCGTTAACAGGACAAAACCTGTTCCTGTTTACGAAATTCAAGTTCTCAGATCCCGATGTCGACACCGAAAACATGAACGCGCCTGCACAACGTATGGTAGGCTTTAACGTTAAGGTTGGCTTCTAAAAATATACTAATATGACTAAGCATATCTCTAAAATAGCAGTTATAGCGCTGGCCGCCGGTATAGGTTTCAGCAGCTGTACTAAAGATTTCGATAGCATCAATACCAATCCCGATAAAGCAACTTCCGCTTCATCAGAATGGCTGGCCAACAATATCCTCACTTCCATAACGTCGAAAGATATTTCGTTTAACAATAACTTCCGCCAGCCTTTTACCCTTGGTAAATATATAGGCTGGACAGAGAAGGTGAGTGAATACCAGTATAACAAGATGGTTCGGGTCGATTTCGGCCGGCTACTGGTACTGCGTGATGTAGAACCCATGATTAAAAATGCGACCACGGCAGAACTGAAAAATACGTACGAAGGCTTTGGCCATTTCATCCGCGCATGGCAGTTCTTTCAAACTACCATGCAGGTAGGTGATATCCCTTACTCCGAAGCAATACAAGGCGCCACGGGAATGATCAAAGCGAAATACGATACACAGAAAGATGTTTTCAAAGGCATCCTGAAAGAGCTCGATCAGGCAGACGAACTATTAGCGAAAGCCGTAAACTTTACCGGCGACTTCATTTACCAGGGCGACGTCGACAAATGGAGAAGACTGGCCAACAGCTTCCAGTTGTACGTATTGATCAACCTTAGCAAAAAGACAGGTGACGCCGATCTGGACGTGATCAATAAATTCAAGACAGTTGCCGCCCGCCCGCTGATGAGGGATTATACCGACAACTTCGCAGTAACTTATACAGCATCTGCAGGTTACTGTTATCCCTGGAGCAATACGGCTGCGCAGCTGAACTCTTTCCTCGATTACCCGGTACTTTCCAGCTACCTGTTAGATCCCATGAAAGCAACAGCCGACAAGCGCCTGTTTTATATGGCAGAACCTTCGAAGGCACAGATCGCGGCAGGTAAAACAGCATCCGATTACAGTGCTTACCTTGGTATCGATCCGGCTGATGAGTTGGGTGTGATCGTAACAAATAAAAATGCCGGTAAATCCTGCGCCGTGAACAAACGTTACGAAGAAATGTACAATGCCGAACCAGTTGGTTTGTTGAACCATTGGGACATCCAGTTCATCCTGGCCGAAGCAACTGTTCGTGGCTGGATCTCCGGTACCGATGCACAAACCTATTATGCCAACGGTATCAAAAGTCACATGAACTTCCTGGCGAAATACACACCTGCATCATATACGCATGGCATGGCAATGGATGCCACCTACATCAACGCCTTTCCCGCAACAGTGGCATTGACCGGTTCTGCCGACAACCAGATCAAACAGATCATCACCCAGAAATATATTGCAGGTTTCTTTCAGGATGCAGATTACAACGCCTGGTACGAAAACAGGCGTACTGGATATCCTGTGTTTACACTTAACACGCTTACCAATCAAAACACTCCTGCCTCTGTATTTCCTTTGAGGTGGATGTATCCCCAAAAAGAACTGGATTATAATGCTGAAAATATCACAAGATCATTAGCTGATCAGTTCAGCGGAAATGATGACCCGAGTCTGGCAATGTGGTTGCTGAAATAGCCCCTTAAAAAGTAAAGGAGCCGCCCAGGTTAACAGGGCGGCTCCTTCTTTATTTTAAAACACCTTATTGCTTATCGCGAATAGCCTTGAATTCAGAACCAGCCTTCCATTGCGCCATCTTCTCCTCAAACGCCAGTCTTTTACCTACACGAAACAGCAGTTGCAGGTCATCCACTGCACCGGATAGCATATAAGTATCCGCATGATATTCATCGGAAGGGCGGTGGTAATGTTTCTCACGGAATTCTTCATCCAGTTTCTGGCCATAACCTTTGCCTTTACCAAAAACGTCGATACCCGTTTCCGTATACAGCGCAGGAATACCCACTTTCGCAAAGTTGAAGTGGTCCGAACGGTAATAATATCCTGCTTCCGGATGCGGTTCATACGCTACATAACGTCCTACCCTGGTAGCTTCTTCTTCCAATAGATCTTCCAGGTCCGATTGTCCGCGCCCTACCACTACAATATCTTTGGTTTTGTCGTGCGTGCTCAGCATATCCATATTAATGTTGGCCACAGTGCCGGCAACAGGATATACCGGGTTTTGCGCATAATAAGCCGATCCCCATAATCCCTGCTCTTCGGCAGTGACAGACAGGAATACGATCGTTCTTTCCGGCTTGGGATTAAGGCTTTTAAAAGCGCGGGCCAGCTCCAGTAACCCGGCGGTAGCGCTCGCATTGTCAGCAGCGCCATTATAAATAGAATCACCGGTAGCATCAGGCTTGCCAATGCCAAGATGATCCCAATGCGCCGAATAAATGATATACTGATCAGGATGTTTACTGCCGGTGATCTTGCCGATAACATTGTGCGACACATTATATTCTGATCGCACCTGTATACTGGCGGATATTTTAGTATTTAAGGCAACGCCCTTAAAGCCACGTTGATCTGCTTTGGCAAGCAGGGAGCTATCCTGTCCGGCAGCGGCCAGCAACTTATTGGCAGCGGGGCCTGATACCCAGCCGATCATATCACAATACTGCTGTGGCTTGCTCCGGTTGTCGAGATGGAATCTCGATCCGTTCCAGTTGTTCTGCACCACTGCAAAAGGGTAGCTGGCTGCATGGGTATTATGAACAATCAAACAACCTTTGGCGCCCTGCCGGGCTGCTTCCTCAAATTTATATGTCCAGCGCCCGTAATAGGTCATGGCCTTCCCTTTAAACAAGGTAGAGTCGCCGCTGTTATAGCCGGGATCGTTTACCAGTACCAGCACCACTTTCCCTCTAACATCCAGCCCGGCATAGTCGTTCCAGTTATATTCAGGAGCTACTACACCATATCCCGCGAAAATGAGCTCACTATTTTTGAGGCTGATAACTGAGTCGGTTTTATCGGTCCAGATCACATAGTCTTCAAATCCTTTCAACGTAAAATTACCTTTGGCCGATTGCACCTGCATGGCAGGGGAGGCCATGGTGGAGATCTTTACCATAGGTACCTCCTGGAAATAACCATCCTTATTACCCGGTTCCAGTCCCGCCACCTGAAACTGTTCTTTCAGGTAATTAATAGTTCTGGTTTCGCCTTCGCCAAAAGGTTTACGGCCCAGAAACGAATCCGATGCCAGTACTGCAAGGTGTTTGCCAAGGCTGTCGGTATTAATGACATTCACACCATCATCAGCGGCAGGTTTATGGTTGCCACACGATGTAGCCATTAATGTCATTACAGCCAATGAAGCCGGTAAAAGTGATCGACGCATAGTTAGTACATGGTTTAAGGCAGAAAAGTTACAGTAAAATTGGCAAAGGCAATTATCCGGAGAGGCGTAGCGCTTCTTTGACGCGACTGCTTTTTAACAGGGAAACCACCAGTGCATGGAATAAAGTTTGCCCTCTTTCAGGAATAACCTGATCTGTCCGTCTGAAACATTGTTGTTATCTTCTCTTAATTGAATTACC
This window encodes:
- a CDS encoding FecR family protein; the protein is MKRESITYKYVQYKESDFLADSYFQEWVYQPSLDSEAFWQRVIDTIPQQKETIENARLYLKNLSFVNHTPTEEAVETSWQKHLVLIQALPESSVNVRILSRRVLFRVAAAVTGVLLVVGAWFMLNKGHGAQIVASTGFGEIKQVVLPDGSQVDLNANSKISYRNNWDKGGSREVWLEGEALFNVKHITNPAHTARQFLVHTRALTVTVLGTVFDIRQRRSKTEIVLESGKIKLSFVNGKQQDIIMTPGQIVSYSDRDERSFTDSTSPEKFSAWKNRRLILQDPKVSEILLYLEDNFGKKIVIEDRELSNRTVNGPILISTLDDALFVLSTILNTEVVKRDSSTIIMRTRSSR
- a CDS encoding RNA polymerase sigma factor — translated: MDNPVFQHIMNGDIDAYSGLYKEYYKRLYNYGRKFTSNSHLIEDSIQEVFLDLWNRRNKLSHVASPNFYLYSSFRYVLIKKIRQHDKMVLNEAAEEEYEFSSEHVIMGRELDEELQAKLRKAVKTLTGRQLEAIFLRYYEGLSYKEVASILNISVKATYKIVARSLLALKEQVMILLLFF
- a CDS encoding SusC/RagA family TonB-linked outer membrane protein, translating into MTLRYFKQLLVILLLALTGQLYAQKTVPVIDALKAITREYKTDFVYDPQIVKKKTTTYNVGNLAGKKLEDVLKGVLYPNDLVFLYVKPNYYAIVEKDRVGEYQTPVKKTNDENRQAVQAAPVAQRIKVSGIVTDGALPVSNVVVLEKGTGNGTLTKPDGSYSIIPSGPDATLVFTLVGFASHEEIVGKRTSIDVKLEAAAAELSEVVVTALGVKRDEKALGYATQSVKGSSMQTIKGVDLGTSLTGQVAGLTIKNSTEFNGMPKLEMRGETPLLVIDGVPYGNMTMRDIPTDDIESINMLKGPTAAALYGARGAAGAVMLTTKRGKENRLTVDVNSNTMFNLGYLALPEVQTSYGHGLDGKIATDYVWGPKLDIGQTATQWNPVTKQNETMPLVSSGRDNLRNFMQTGIITNNSISVTKGGQNGFFRAGLNHIYNKGQFPNQKLNILNYTMSGELKAGDKFTLESHMGYTRTTAPQLWGSAYDQQGYIYQILMWTGPDYDIRQYKDYWVTPNQKQNWLYTAWYDNPYLIAYEKLRSTEQNKLNASLTMNYNFTKDLKLMFRNGYDYYKNEDIIRNPAGINSTRGMTIGNTFGFDFSGKGLYGQNQSWGNSINSDLLLTYNKQVSKWNFDVLGGASIFYYKQREQGAKTRNGLAVPGWYSLANAVPSTTAGVDGIITNYGTWAKQTNSVYGKATASWNNAVFLDVTGRNDWSSTQAENQRSYFYPSVAASVLISEFIKMPKWIDMWKVRGSWTMTKTPLDVYANNLAYTINNSWGTLSATTPDNLTGNSLLPTTSRTWEFGTAGYLLNKRLHVDVAYFTKLYYNNQIKQSVAPSSGYATTLINTGETYARRGVEITLDGAIINRGKFKWNAMVNFSTQNRYYVNIDPMYSAKNLWTKAGGRMDVLAYTQKALRDPQGNVIHQAGLPMLSSYTEQYGYTDPKFVFGFINNFSYGNWTLGIGLDGRIGGLMYDYVWAKMFDTGANPETDNNNRYDEVVNGLKNYVGQGVKVVSGTVAYDNNGKITSDTRQYAPNDVAVSYQAYARKWGNSYENGVMNKSFVKVREISIGYRIPQTWLGKSGIKNASVALTGQNLFLFTKFKFSDPDVDTENMNAPAQRMVGFNVKVGF
- a CDS encoding SusD/RagB family nutrient-binding outer membrane lipoprotein; translation: MTKHISKIAVIALAAGIGFSSCTKDFDSINTNPDKATSASSEWLANNILTSITSKDISFNNNFRQPFTLGKYIGWTEKVSEYQYNKMVRVDFGRLLVLRDVEPMIKNATTAELKNTYEGFGHFIRAWQFFQTTMQVGDIPYSEAIQGATGMIKAKYDTQKDVFKGILKELDQADELLAKAVNFTGDFIYQGDVDKWRRLANSFQLYVLINLSKKTGDADLDVINKFKTVAARPLMRDYTDNFAVTYTASAGYCYPWSNTAAQLNSFLDYPVLSSYLLDPMKATADKRLFYMAEPSKAQIAAGKTASDYSAYLGIDPADELGVIVTNKNAGKSCAVNKRYEEMYNAEPVGLLNHWDIQFILAEATVRGWISGTDAQTYYANGIKSHMNFLAKYTPASYTHGMAMDATYINAFPATVALTGSADNQIKQIITQKYIAGFFQDADYNAWYENRRTGYPVFTLNTLTNQNTPASVFPLRWMYPQKELDYNAENITRSLADQFSGNDDPSLAMWLLK
- a CDS encoding M28 family metallopeptidase, encoding MRRSLLPASLAVMTLMATSCGNHKPAADDGVNVINTDSLGKHLAVLASDSFLGRKPFGEGETRTINYLKEQFQVAGLEPGNKDGYFQEVPMVKISTMASPAMQVQSAKGNFTLKGFEDYVIWTDKTDSVISLKNSELIFAGYGVVAPEYNWNDYAGLDVRGKVVLVLVNDPGYNSGDSTLFKGKAMTYYGRWTYKFEEAARQGAKGCLIVHNTHAASYPFAVVQNNWNGSRFHLDNRSKPQQYCDMIGWVSGPAANKLLAAAGQDSSLLAKADQRGFKGVALNTKISASIQVRSEYNVSHNVIGKITGSKHPDQYIIYSAHWDHLGIGKPDATGDSIYNGAADNASATAGLLELARAFKSLNPKPERTIVFLSVTAEEQGLWGSAYYAQNPVYPVAGTVANINMDMLSTHDKTKDIVVVGRGQSDLEDLLEEEATRVGRYVAYEPHPEAGYYYRSDHFNFAKVGIPALYTETGIDVFGKGKGYGQKLDEEFREKHYHRPSDEYHADTYMLSGAVDDLQLLFRVGKRLAFEEKMAQWKAGSEFKAIRDKQ